gaaatagcatTTACATACAAGTGTACACAGTATGTTCAGCAAGACAGGTCATATCTTATATGAGGCTATAAAGCAAATCTCACTGCGTTTAAAAGGATtgaaatcatactaaaatttcTAATAACAACACAATTAAATTATAAAGTAGTAACGACAAGAAATCTAGGAAAATTCGAAGTActtgaaaattaaacaacacCCTTCCCAATAATCCCTGGTTAAAGGAGCCTTTAGAAAACGTGTCTAACTTAACAATAATGCAAACACAAAGTACAGTTGATGGAATGGACCTGAAACAGTGCTTCGAGGATAACTTACAGCTTTAAATACTTGTATCAGAAACAAAAAGAGGTCAAAATCAATGACTGGGAGAGGGTCTTAGCTACATACACACTGCTGGCTGGGCGTGAGGCCTTGTGCACTTACACTGGAGAAAGAAGGTCCACCCAAAAGTGAAAACTGGGGCAGACTTATGAACTGCTTGAAAGTGGGATGCTGAACATTCCCAAACCTTGTCGGCAAAAGTGGAAAGCCTTAACGGCTCAAGGTGCTCAAGCACACCTGACTGATCACTGGCTGGACTGCTAAGCTATTGGAAGCCAGgctcaaaaatattttagaagacggcggggcgggggggaagcACATAACTTTCTACTTCAAGAAACTGGTAAGGGGTAACAAGATGGCGACTGAGACGGTGGAGCTTCATAAGCTGAAGCTTGCTGAACTAAAGCAGGAGTGTCTTGCTCGTGGTTTGGAGACCAAGGGAATAAAACAAGATCTCATCAACAGGCTCCAGGCATATCTTGAAGAGCATGCTGAAGAGGAGGCAAATGAAGAAGAGGTACTGGGAGATGAAACagaggaagaagaaccaaagaccTTAGAACTGCCTGTCAAAGAGGAAGAACCTCCTGAAAAAACGGTTGATGTGGCAGCAGAGAAAAAAGTGGTAAAAATTACATctgaaataccacagactgagagGATGCAGAGGAGAGCTGAATGATTCAATGTACCTGTGAGTTTGGAGAGTAAGAAAGCTGCCCGGGCAACTAGATTTgggatttctccagttccatcaAAAGGTCTGTCGTGTGACACCAGGCCTATGGTTAACCTGGATAAGCTAAAACAAAGAGCTCAAAGGTTTGGTTTGAGTGTCTCTTCAATCTCCAGAAAGTCAGAGGATGACGAAAAGCtgaaaaagaggaaggaacaaTTTGGGATTGTCACAAGTTCAGCTGGAACAGGAACCACAGAGGATACAGAGGCAAAGCAGAGGCAAAGAGCAGAGCGCTGTGGAATTGCTTGATGAAAAGCTTTTAATGCTTTCTGTTCTCCGGTGTTTTCCACCTCTTTGACTCTTCCTGGTCACCTACATACCTAAATGCACAGTTATGTGCCTAGGTCCTGCCTTGCAATGAGGGTGCATGTACCCCAGGTACATCTGTGAACTCCAGCAGCAGTTTGACTTATTGCAGTTCCAACtttaaggtttttgttgttgtgttgttgttttttaattattattttgcttgttaataaaaaaaagaatagaaaaaagaaaaaaaaaaagaaactggtaaagaagagcaaagtaaatccaaagcaacttaaaaaagaaagaaaacagcaaagcaGAATCCAAAAAAATAGACATCAgcaaacaagacagaaaaatgaagtcagccaaaagctggttctttgaaaaaagcAACAAAGTCAGGAACCTAGAGTGACTGAGGAAAAACGAGAACACAAATCAATCCCACAAATGAGTACCTCTTCAGATTCGGTAAACTTTAAAAGGCTAACAAAAAGCACAGGTGAAGTTTAAAGTTATAAGCAAGACTCTTTGGAAATCCAGTACTGAATAATCACCTCAAAAACCACATCACAACTCTGATGTTTATCTGTTCAGCACAATCACAAGCTGGGCTTTTAAAAGGATGATTTAACATAAACACACCCATACTAGGGACTGAAGTGAAGCTGTAAAGCCAGGTATCTACCCATCCCCGTAAACTCATCATGAACAAGCTCCTAAGGCAGCATATCAGGAATTTCTGTAACTCCCTGAATGGGGGCTAGCTTTACAGAATAACCACTAGGTTTTTTTTACCTCTTCTACAGTGCCTTCatcaatttttgctttttaaaatttctctgtaGTATTCATGGTGTGTTCCAAACTGTGActttcaaaacaaatgaaaagctaATTTTCCTCAAGCTATTTCTATAAGAATTACAGGCAGAGAGATAATGCCTTATAATGTAtttaaggggtttccctggtagctcacactgtaaagaatctgcctgcactgcaggagacctgggttcgatccctgggtcaggaagatccccttggagaagggaatggctactcactccagtattcttgcctggagaattccatggacagaggagcctaaggacACATAAGACAATGTCTAAATATTGAGAGTAAGACTAGGAAGTGCCAGTACATTTGAAATATTGTTGAGCTCTTTCCCCCATTTAATAAGactgcattgctgctgctgctaagtcacttcaatcgtgtccaactctgtgcaaccccaaagacagcagcccaccaggctcccccgtccctgggattctccaggcaagaacaatggagtgggttgccattgccttctccgaagacTGCATTAGGTATATAAAAATCCTAAATATGTCTGAGTTATTCAGATGTGACCATTACAGGTGATTTCTTATTCAATGACTCTGAGAAAAATTCTCAAACAATGAGGCTCAGTGATCTCCTCCATGGCATCAAGTCCCACACTGGCCACAGGCTGTCTTCCCAGACAGAGGGGAAGAatgtgaaaaaacaaagaaacaaaaagcaacagGAATCAAACTAAATGGCACTCAGGagaagagttttaatcattttGATAGACCTGAGAAAGAGCTGTCATAGTCATGAAAATGCTTTGAAGAAATCTTGATTAGACTCAGCAcgatgaagaaattaaaaaaaaaaaaaaagacaggtgtCAGTTAAAAAGCAACTCCttaaatgtaaatcaaaaataGTTTGTAACTGAGCCAAAGAAGCCATTACAAGCTGCAATATAAACAGGCATTTAATGATTTTTCCAATGTTATGTTATTGATCTAAGAGGCCCTGTGTTTCCGCTGAAATGAATAAGTAATTTGTTTAAGATAACATTAACAGGATTTGCAGCATATTAAATATCTTCGGTCTCGCTCATCGGTAAAATCACCATGATAAAAAACAAATTCTACAGTGTCTTTCAGTGAAACATTTGCATCATTTCAGAAATCACAGCACAAGGTCTGAGACACGAGATACACCCAGCAAGTGCAAAAAGGCATTTCTAAGTCATGACACCTTGAATGGCATTTATTCAGCTTCTAACATATTCATACACTTCTAACATTATTCATACACTTCTAACATCAGACACTACAACTCGAAGCCCTGAAAACACAATGGCAAACAAGAGATGAGGTCTCTGCTCTCGGAGTTTCCAGTCCATCTGGGAAGACAACCAGGGAAGCAAGGTATGCTAAGAAAGGGTACCAGGCTCCATACAGAGAACGGGGCCCAAACCGCTGTAAAGGAAGCCTAAGAAGATCCTGGAGACACGGATGCTGAGGCTGAGGCGAGGATGGAAGTAGGACAGAGCCAGGCTTCTGGGGGGAGAGGATGGTTTAGTAAAAGACGGCTCCTGGCTAAGAAAACTGCAGTCATAGGCACAGTACATGCAAATGGCCAGGTATTTACGTTAAGAGTTGTCTTTTCTGTCAGAAGAGAGACTACTGTGGAATATTACACTTGCTTAGTAAAGCTGCATGTATCAAAAGACAAGtcacaggactttcctggtggtccagtggttaagaatccgccttccaaagGAGGAaagcaggtgtgatccctggttgggcatctaagcccacgtgccgcaactactaAGCCCTCCGgctctaaagcccatgctccgcaacaagagaagccactgcaatgagaagcccgagcactgcaaccagagtagcccccacacaccccaactagagaaagccagagcaggaacgaagacccagcactgccaaaaatagacaaattaaattattaaaaaaaaaaagaaccacaatGGACTTGATACCCAACATTACCAGGATCTCAATGAAGACATATTGGCTCCCTCACCCAGGATGCTAAAACCCAACAGCAATTGCTgggaggcttcccagatggcacattaataaagaatccacctgccaatgtagatgtaagagacgcgggtttgacctctgagtcaggaagatccactgcaggAGGAACTGGCAGCCtcctccggtattcttgcctgaaaacccacaggcagaggagcctggcgggctacagtcagcggcgtgacagagtcagacactcAGGCTGAGTGCCTGAGCACGCGCGCAGGGCAGACCGGCCTCGCCCTCCTGTTGCTCCAGCGCCTCTCACTCCTCTGTATGAGAAGAGGCCGGCAGGACCGCAGAGGGTAAGGTGAGAGCCGCCCTGCAGGGGCCAAGTACTGCTCTCATGAAAGACAAGCAGGATCTGCACTTCCGGACACGTGGGTCACCAGTGAACGACATGGTTCAACGTGAAGG
The sequence above is drawn from the Cervus canadensis isolate Bull #8, Minnesota chromosome 32, ASM1932006v1, whole genome shotgun sequence genome and encodes:
- the LOC122432871 gene encoding SAP domain-containing ribonucleoprotein-like; translation: MATETVELHKLKLAELKQECLARGLETKGIKQDLINRLQAYLEEHAEEEANEEEVLGDETEEEEPKTLELPVKEEEPPEKTVDVAAEKKVVKITSEIPQTERMQRRAE